One part of the Patescibacteria group bacterium genome encodes these proteins:
- a CDS encoding cation-translocating P-type ATPase yields MNLFLPDNLRGLSSQEASKRLESEGYNELPTEKKRRLLMIIGDILKEPMILLLLACVTIYLISGDKKESLVLAFSIFIIIFITIYQENKTEKALSALKSLASPRALVWRDGSYLQIAGREVVRGDLIFLKEGDRVPADGVLLWNQGLMVDESLLTGESVPVHKTLGKKDLKMLEPQGENSPFVYSGTMVVSGQALFTVKAIGRQTEMGRIGKILDEVERENTPLQNDLHHLVRYVLVVAIILCLAVIGLNFLAGRGFLPSFLSGLTLAMSILPEEFPVVLAIFLSIGAWHLSHHQILVRKLSMVESLGAVTMLCVDKTGTITMNQMKLESVFLSSADKMIDLSKDRADLPALAESEAFRLIIKAGSLSSRRDTFDPLEKAIKLVRRQLFHEDIYKGLELKQDFPLSSDFLVMTNLWQEKGNLSAYAKGAPEDIFKLSHLKEEELKSYQLIIKKMARSGLRVLGVAHAKEAQNNGGIHDFKWQFLGLFGFMDPVRPTVAEAIKECYRAGIQVKMITGDYPETARTIAGQIGLANYKTVLSGEDFAQLNDKALARKINESNVFARMMPEHKLKIIDALQAAGHIVAMTGDGVNDGPALKSADIGVSMGARGTDVAREASGIVLLDDHFSSLVSGVKEGRRIFDNLQRAIVYSVAIHLPIAILALVPIILGWPLLFFPVHIMFLELIIDPVCSLVFEAEKPADSLMSRPPRDSHRSLLNRGNLLISFVQGFSIALIVLLVYYFTIRLSWGASETRAAAFSALIFANIFLILVNRSWSESLLTTLFNKNRFLWPIISLALICLFLAVYRPSVASIFSFEPFGFSHWTWIASLALVPALIFEIFKFFKRKL; encoded by the coding sequence ATGAATCTATTCTTGCCCGATAATCTCCGCGGTCTGTCTAGCCAGGAGGCGTCCAAGAGGCTTGAGTCCGAGGGCTATAATGAATTGCCAACGGAAAAAAAGCGTCGGCTTTTGATGATTATCGGCGATATCTTGAAGGAACCGATGATCCTTCTACTTCTGGCCTGCGTGACTATCTATTTAATCTCCGGAGACAAGAAAGAATCGCTGGTTTTAGCCTTTTCCATATTTATCATCATCTTCATTACTATTTATCAGGAAAATAAGACGGAAAAAGCCTTATCCGCTTTAAAATCTCTAGCCAGTCCTAGAGCCCTAGTTTGGCGTGATGGTTCTTATCTGCAGATTGCCGGGCGGGAAGTAGTCCGGGGTGATCTGATCTTTTTAAAAGAAGGGGATCGGGTGCCAGCCGATGGCGTCTTACTCTGGAACCAAGGCCTTATGGTCGACGAATCTCTCCTGACCGGCGAGTCGGTGCCGGTCCATAAGACTTTAGGTAAGAAAGATTTGAAGATGCTTGAGCCTCAGGGAGAAAACAGCCCCTTCGTATATTCCGGCACCATGGTCGTTTCCGGGCAAGCCTTATTTACAGTCAAGGCAATCGGGCGGCAGACGGAAATGGGTCGGATCGGCAAGATATTAGATGAAGTGGAGAGGGAAAATACTCCCTTGCAAAACGATTTACATCATCTGGTTAGATATGTTTTGGTGGTAGCGATTATTTTATGCTTGGCGGTTATCGGTTTGAATTTTTTGGCTGGTCGCGGATTTTTGCCGAGTTTCCTATCCGGTTTGACGCTAGCGATGTCTATTCTGCCTGAAGAATTCCCAGTGGTTTTAGCTATCTTCCTATCGATCGGCGCTTGGCACCTGTCACATCATCAGATTTTAGTCCGGAAGCTAAGCATGGTCGAAAGCTTGGGGGCAGTAACTATGCTCTGCGTTGATAAGACGGGGACTATCACCATGAATCAGATGAAATTAGAATCCGTTTTCTTGTCATCCGCCGATAAGATGATAGACCTGTCAAAAGACCGAGCTGATCTCCCAGCTTTGGCTGAATCAGAAGCTTTCCGCTTAATCATAAAAGCTGGATCCTTATCAAGCCGGCGAGATACTTTTGATCCTTTAGAGAAGGCTATCAAATTAGTCCGACGACAGCTTTTCCATGAAGATATCTATAAAGGCCTGGAATTGAAGCAAGACTTTCCTTTATCCAGTGATTTCTTGGTTATGACTAATCTCTGGCAGGAAAAAGGCAACTTAAGCGCTTATGCTAAGGGCGCGCCGGAAGATATATTCAAATTAAGCCATTTAAAAGAAGAAGAGCTGAAGAGTTATCAGTTAATAATTAAAAAAATGGCCCGTTCGGGGCTTCGGGTCTTGGGCGTAGCCCACGCTAAAGAAGCTCAAAATAATGGCGGAATCCATGATTTTAAGTGGCAATTTTTGGGGTTATTCGGTTTTATGGACCCGGTCCGGCCGACCGTAGCAGAAGCGATCAAGGAATGCTATCGAGCCGGTATCCAGGTGAAGATGATTACTGGCGATTACCCGGAAACGGCGAGAACGATTGCCGGACAGATCGGCCTAGCTAATTACAAAACGGTTTTGAGCGGGGAAGACTTCGCCCAACTTAATGACAAGGCCTTAGCCAGGAAAATCAATGAAAGCAATGTCTTTGCCCGGATGATGCCGGAACATAAACTTAAGATAATCGATGCCTTGCAGGCCGCCGGACATATCGTCGCCATGACCGGCGATGGCGTCAATGACGGCCCAGCTCTTAAATCAGCTGATATTGGCGTCTCGATGGGTGCCCGTGGGACCGATGTCGCTCGGGAGGCTAGTGGAATAGTTCTACTGGATGATCATTTTTCTTCTTTAGTCAGCGGAGTCAAGGAGGGGCGGAGAATATTTGATAATTTGCAGCGAGCTATCGTCTATTCAGTGGCCATTCATTTACCGATTGCCATCTTAGCGCTAGTGCCGATCATTTTGGGCTGGCCTTTACTGTTCTTTCCAGTCCATATCATGTTTTTGGAATTAATCATCGATCCGGTCTGCTCCCTGGTTTTTGAGGCCGAGAAGCCAGCCGACAGTTTAATGTCCCGCCCGCCCAGGGATTCTCACCGTTCCTTGTTAAATCGGGGCAATCTTTTGATATCCTTCGTCCAAGGTTTCAGCATAGCCCTGATCGTCCTCTTGGTTTATTATTTCACTATCCGTTTGTCTTGGGGCGCTAGCGAAACCAGGGCGGCCGCTTTTTCGGCCCTCATCTTTGCCAATATATTTTTAATCCTCGTTAACCGCTCCTGGTCAGAAAGCTTATTAACGACCTTATTCAACAAGAATCGTTTCTTGTGGCCAATCATCTCTTTGGCCCTTATTTGCTTGTTTTTAGCGGTCTATCGTCCTTCGGTCGCTTCGATTTTTTCCTTTGAGCCTTTCGGCTTCAGCCATTGGACCTGGATTGCGTCTTTGGCACTTGTGCCCGCTCTCATCTTTGAGATATTTAAGTTTTTTAAGAGAAAATTATAA
- a CDS encoding ATP-binding protein, whose product MAIVNSLFPQIFSLLSLWFIISLSLVVLKNSHKLVNKLFFILTLILDYWVIGSFMMFNSTQEHQIITWDRFVYAAVVFWPALQYHFSLAVTYINRRRHRLLVLAYILSPTFLILSQTNYFVKDVFYYTWGAHTRAQFLHHFFLAFFAVYGLLFFYNLIKKYKHDSSHLERKRTLYYILGFSVLDFIGGTAFLPAYLIPFYPIFLATPLIFSLIIAYAITYFGLMDIKLIMRRYFVYFLSLVSVLAPIYICLYYVDRYFPHFLFFASLVVFIFALSVFFQIKNYFYRFSNKYFFSSLYDFNELIYSLNNRLRASLDISQIFQSTISLLSQAFHSKMIAVVSYEARSKYWPVLYNQNFDFSTNRINFDYKLLGDLFINNRPIALSNWEKVNDPKYKGLVSYLNSWQIEVVVPIKINQKKLSSLMLFGPKESGEAYNIKDLRVLESVAAEIAISLENALLYQSVTKFNLKLKSEVDKATKQLQEQNETLKKLDQAKTEFIGIASHQLRTPLTGIRWFTELLLKNKEQNLNPKQLDFLEQVSASNQRMIKLVNDLLDVSHIETGRKFDIIKNEFSLNDVIQEVLKENVFLISTKGLIIDNQVDPGLKIFADRDKIKQVWQNLISNATKYSGDKTTIKILWNKDKDNNHVFSVKDQGIGIPKDQQNQIFNKFFRASNASLQHSDGTGLGLYIAREIARAHGGEMWFESVEQEGTTFFFSLPSLPDTINKKIKK is encoded by the coding sequence ATGGCCATAGTCAATAGCCTTTTTCCGCAAATATTTTCTTTGCTTAGTTTGTGGTTTATTATCAGCTTAAGCTTGGTGGTTCTAAAAAACAGCCATAAGCTGGTCAATAAGCTGTTTTTTATTTTAACCTTGATTTTGGATTATTGGGTGATTGGCAGTTTTATGATGTTCAACAGTACCCAAGAGCATCAGATTATCACCTGGGATCGCTTCGTTTATGCCGCTGTCGTTTTTTGGCCGGCTTTGCAATACCATTTCAGCTTGGCGGTGACTTACATTAATCGCCGGCGCCATCGTTTATTAGTCTTGGCTTATATTTTATCCCCAACTTTCCTGATTTTAAGCCAGACTAACTATTTCGTGAAAGATGTCTTCTATTATACTTGGGGCGCCCATACTCGCGCCCAGTTCTTACATCACTTTTTTTTAGCTTTCTTCGCGGTTTATGGTCTGCTTTTCTTTTATAATTTGATTAAGAAATACAAGCATGATTCTTCCCATCTAGAAAGGAAGCGAACCCTTTATTACATCTTAGGCTTCAGCGTCCTAGATTTTATCGGCGGCACCGCTTTCTTGCCGGCTTATTTGATTCCTTTCTATCCGATATTTCTAGCGACGCCTTTGATATTCTCCTTGATCATCGCCTACGCCATCACCTATTTCGGTTTGATGGATATCAAGCTGATCATGCGCCGTTATTTCGTGTATTTCTTATCCCTAGTTTCCGTCCTAGCCCCGATCTATATCTGCCTTTACTATGTCGACCGCTACTTCCCGCATTTCCTGTTTTTCGCTTCCTTAGTAGTTTTCATTTTCGCCCTATCCGTCTTTTTTCAGATCAAGAACTATTTTTACCGCTTCTCTAATAAGTATTTCTTTTCCTCCCTATACGATTTTAACGAACTCATCTATAGCCTTAATAACCGCTTACGGGCTTCCTTGGATATCAGTCAGATCTTCCAATCGACTATCAGCCTTTTGAGCCAAGCTTTCCACAGCAAGATGATCGCAGTGGTCAGCTATGAAGCCAGGAGTAAATATTGGCCGGTCTTGTATAACCAGAATTTCGATTTCAGCACTAACCGGATCAATTTTGATTATAAGCTGCTCGGCGACCTTTTTATCAACAACCGTCCGATTGCCTTGTCTAATTGGGAAAAAGTTAATGACCCCAAATATAAGGGCTTAGTTAGTTATCTTAATTCTTGGCAGATAGAGGTTGTCGTGCCTATTAAGATCAACCAGAAAAAACTGAGCAGCTTGATGTTGTTCGGACCCAAAGAATCTGGTGAAGCTTATAACATTAAGGATTTAAGGGTTTTAGAAAGCGTGGCGGCGGAAATTGCCATCTCCCTGGAAAACGCCTTGCTTTACCAAAGCGTTACCAAATTCAACTTGAAGCTTAAAAGCGAAGTCGACAAAGCTACCAAGCAGCTGCAGGAGCAGAACGAGACCTTAAAAAAACTAGACCAGGCCAAGACCGAGTTTATTGGTATCGCCTCCCATCAATTGCGCACCCCTTTGACCGGTATCCGCTGGTTTACGGAATTATTATTAAAGAATAAAGAACAGAACCTTAACCCGAAACAGCTGGATTTCTTAGAACAGGTCAGCGCCAGCAACCAAAGGATGATTAAGCTGGTCAATGACCTTCTAGATGTTTCCCATATTGAAACCGGGCGTAAATTCGATATTATTAAAAATGAATTCAGTTTGAATGACGTCATCCAGGAAGTCTTAAAGGAAAACGTCTTCTTAATCAGCACTAAAGGCTTAATAATCGATAATCAAGTTGATCCTGGACTTAAGATCTTCGCTGATCGCGATAAGATCAAGCAGGTTTGGCAGAATTTGATTTCTAATGCCACTAAATATTCTGGAGATAAGACCACTATCAAGATACTATGGAATAAAGATAAGGATAATAACCATGTCTTCTCGGTCAAAGACCAGGGGATAGGCATCCCTAAAGACCAGCAAAACCAGATTTTCAACAAATTCTTTAGGGCCAGCAACGCTTCCTTGCAGCACAGCGATGGTACCGGCCTAGGTCTTTATATAGCGCGGGAGATCGCCCGGGCTCATGGCGGCGAGATGTGGTTTGAATCAGTCGAACAAGAGGGAACCACTTTCTTTTTCTCCTTGCCCAGTCTGCCAGATACTATAAATAAAAAAATAAAAAAATAA
- a CDS encoding response regulator has translation MPKKILIIEDDLSLAKALRASLEEEDFTVFEAHDGFEGLEAAEKNLPDLILCDISMPKMDGLTMLASLRKTEWGKNLSVIMLTNFSDEEKISIALKHSVFRYLVKSDWDLSQIIEEVKKEFNN, from the coding sequence ATGCCTAAAAAAATTCTTATTATCGAGGACGACCTGAGTTTAGCTAAAGCCCTCAGGGCAAGCTTGGAGGAGGAAGATTTCACGGTTTTTGAGGCTCATGACGGCTTCGAGGGTCTGGAAGCGGCTGAAAAAAATCTGCCCGACCTCATCCTCTGCGACATTAGTATGCCTAAGATGGACGGCTTAACCATGCTAGCTTCCTTAAGGAAGACCGAATGGGGCAAAAACCTGTCAGTCATCATGCTTACCAACTTTAGTGACGAAGAGAAGATATCGATCGCCCTGAAACACTCCGTCTTCCGCTATCTAGTCAAAAGCGATTGGGACTTATCGCAGATTATCGAAGAGGTCAAAAAAGAATTTAATAATTAA